CTGGACCCTAATTTTGTAGTTAGAACTCTATCAGAAACCAGCTTCCAGGTCAAAAGAGGGTACTTCTCGGTGACCGTCATAAACAATCCGACGCTGGATTTACGTCTACTACCATTTGGCTTTTTAGACTAGAAAAGCACGTTGCCGCAAATGGGAGAGGAGTACTGGCTAGAGTCTCACCATTTTACTTCCAGCCAAGAATATCCAGTCATGACAACATATATACTTGGAGCAGCCAAGGGATGAACTGACGTTAACAATTCTTGATATGTCGCTGATATGAGGACAAGGAGCCAGAAGAAACTCCTCTCCTGTGAGTGGGCAATGCAATGTCTCCGCTTAATGCTGGCGGAAATGTTAGTATACAGGGCATCTGTAGGATGGGCACATTAGAAGGACGGATTTATTACATACGCCGACCTGCCTGATTCATTAGCCACCTGTAAGACGCCCGGAGAAGATAGGTCGAGCAAGGGACTTTGGGTCCTGTGCCAGTGTTACGAACTACCAATTCTTAAATTTCTGCCTCGCGAGCAGCACTGCTGAATTCTTCTTGGGCAACCCCGGTAGTAGAACAAGATATTACAGAAGAAGCTGTCGAAGGATTCTTGCTAGATGACTGAGCTACGCTCCGAAAAGTATAGTAACAACTGGCTGGATCAGAGTGAGGGTCGCAAACTGTTGGTATAAGAATGTAATTGTCTCAGAAAATGTGGAACGACGACTGGTATCGCAGCGATATTTAATGTTTATGGAGGATTTCACGTGGAGGTACGTGGAGGTTACATAGAATGATTTTCTATAATAAATTGACCGCTATGATTCTGGCTCATTATATTGTTCGTGGCAAGTAGGACTGAGATGGGTGCGATCTAATTAGTTCATTTAAAATTCATTGAAAGGCAAACAAagtcttattcttcttcttcagcattTGCCACGTTTTGAAACGGGGTTGGCTtgtatccacttgatgacgaaccggaccacttgggaagcaacttacttccatggaccacaagagtccatggactcctctttttgggttaaatatccaaatttttcaaaactcttggctgaaggtttcgtccagggcagaggcaactcatcagacactgcctcacctctgccctgggagcagcatgaccgaaagtagcgacaggtggtaatcgctccattaatttataatcgcaaacacgatatgaatgcgaattatattgaagtgaaatacaTTCTAAATTCAAACCTGGTCCGGTCCGTCGTTAAGTGGACCGTCATTaagcggactcaggactcccagcatccgcAACAAAAAAATACAACTTAGTATGGAttccacttcaatataattcgcactgatgtcgtgtttgcgatgaTAAATAATTGGAGGGATTACCACCTGTCgacactttcggtcacgttgctccctgggcagaggtgaggtagcttCTGaggattcccccccccccctctggacgaaaccgtcagtcaagggGTTGACTTGTTTTGATCAGTAACACTGTTTTGCTgtgtcaaaagcctgatctttttttttttttttgaggaggtggaaatcttgaaaagacactggcctggacacgccagcgtgtgggattcgtacccactaaaaccacccccgattccctccaagccccgtggaaccaccgtacgatattacatcacagggcggagtcagctcattttagctttgtcccctttcgtctctacgcggcttacgtaaccgcgcttttctgatctcctctgcctttcgcagtttgctctggatagatacgaccatggagttgatcgcatcccagtctttctgacatgttagcattcttcgcaacaGATTCTCTGGTagcctcctctaggttcttcctttctccacaaaccttggacagtggaagaatacatgctctgggtcctctggaactccatcgcagtttggatagtcgggtgaggtatccagtttaaacctgaacaggtactggcgatatctctataccccgtgagaaactgagtaagattataattaatctcaccgtgccgtctctccaaccactccttgatggcagggatgagcctgtgtgtccgaccctttcccgagcgttcccaacgctcttgccatctatttagcgacctctccctttcggcgttcttcatcatcatcatcatcatcaacggcgcaacaaccggtatccggtctaggcctgccttaataaggaactccagacatcccggttttgcgccgaggtccaccaattcgatatccctaaaagctgtctggcgtcctggcccacgccatcgctccatcttaggcagggtctgcctcgtcttcttttcctaccatagatattgcccttatagactttccgggtgggatcatcttcatccatacggattaagtgacccgcccaccgtaacctattgagccgggcggtcatggtatcgctcatagatttcgtcattgtgtaggctacggaatcgtccatcctcatgtagggggccaaaaattcttcggaggattcttctctcgaacgcggccaagatttcgcaatttttcttgctgagaacccaagtttccgaggaatacatgaggactgccaagatcatagtcttgtacagtaagagctttgaccctatggtgagacgtttcgagcggaacagtctttgtaagctgaagtaggctctgttggctgacaacaaccgtgcgcggatttcatcatcgtagttgttatcggttgtgattttcgaccctagataggagaaattgtcaacggtctcaaagttgtattcccctatccttattcttgctcGTGCTTGcgtttcggcgttcttcgtctgcgataaacgagagatagacttcgcgtTATATaaattcgtcatctcatctgccaagatgtcaatgggcatcattccagaaatgacgaatgctgcatcatctgagacagtcctgaatgccgagcacactcttaaggctgttcttctgtagactgaactcagtttgttaccgttaaatgtattCTGCAGTGcccttccccaaactggagctgcatagagcacgatcgaactcactaccctagctataagcaacctggaagcatgccgtggccctcccacgtttggcatcattcttgccagggccacactcgcagtggatgctttgtcatagacatactgcacgtgtgccttatagctatcatcactcccaagtatttgatcgcaggcttagaagtgctgatatgattcccaatttgaatatgggcaaaatttcttttacggcgcttggtgataaggaccgcttccgttttttcctctgcaagtgtcacaccagaactctcaagccaacccttaacagcactgatcgcttcgcatgagtataactcagcatcttcgagatgctttgcggcaacaaccagcgctatatcatcggcgtagcccaccaccgtggcttcctccggaaggggaagattaagagcatcgttgtacatgatgttccacagcagtgggcccagtacggagtcctgtgggacacccgcggagacaacgtactcttggggtctgtcatcggtgtcataccaacgCCTCCGTTCTtttaaatagctgttgataatagctccAAGGTAAGCGGggacaccaatcttcgccagagattcccgtattaggttccaattggccgaatggaATGcgtttctcacatccagggtgaccactatgcaatatttgctggtactgcctcttccgtggattgcatcttcggccaagccagtaaccattttgatggcatcaatggttgatctggctttacggaacccatatggctgatctgagagacctccctggctctcaacaaccgggagtaatctattatagattactcgctctaacattttgcccacagtgtccaaaagacaaataggtctataagaggttggctcacctggtggtttgccagccttaggcagtagcaccaacttctgtcgtttccatgatgcaggaaatatcccctcggacatgcacacttcgagcaactcagcgaacatgtccggtctggatttcacggcaagcttaagggcacgccatccagaaccggagctttattatctcctatcctagtgcagatctccagcagctcgtcactggtgactcgcggtattgccgtgtcgttcagaggtcgccggaagctgtctatgccctcctcttgctgagggaataacccctggatgatttttaacaagagtgtaggacacgtgatctggggATGTGattggcctctgaatcgccccatcacgattctataggcgcttccccacgggcttacgtccgcttctaaacagagctccctaaagcactccctcttgctccgttggatggcgagcttgagggttttgcgggcttccttataggcgcgctctttttgcccttggtcgattctgcctaccgctctttgagccgctcttctggctcggtgacaggctgatcgaaggctggccagttcagcattccaccagtagtttggtcttctactggggaatgagcacctcctcggcatggacgcgtcacacgatTCGGCGATGTATTGGACCACATGgtcagctctttccgtagaggcacctgctttattaggttggtctaaccacacctccatgaaggtctgctcatctatagctttagcggaccagcctgacatctttctcgatttcgggcatgatggtcttatgaccggtgactccacccatagcccaaagaagattgcctggtgatcgctgtgggtgttgtGGTTGCTGACACTCCAAGACATACTACGTGCCAGTGCAgcgctgacaaaagttaggtctacgattgaggtagacccccctttctgaaaggtgtttacacatccttcgttggccagaacgacatccaactgtgcaaaagtgtctaatagactgcggccccatgcatttgtctctctgctacccttatcgccgctccaccagacgaatctataacccacacgctaccgtgacggtttctatagggttcgctaatgatggcaatttccacctcggattcgtagatggtctgctcgagcaaatcttgagcgaccctacaatgattgaggtttatttgaataaacctcattttttcattgaagtcagcgccttcctaaattccgggcatgtagcacttccggcaatatgcccgtaatcccgtccctcacttcctacGCATAATAAgcttttggggtccctattgcacgctttggcaatatggcctttctccccacaccttctacatcgatcggaccgatcaatgcccctggtgcatgccttcgcgaaatgaccaaacgcgaggcacttgaagcacctctttagagaaatttgctctctcagacggcaaacaacccatccgattcgaaccttcctggccgccaataacttctgcgcggcgtccactggcaatcgcaatgtggccgtctgagtattgccataggctttccgcaaactcacaatggactcttcggcaagttcctccaacttccaccaaggcagtgcaaatttctcctttggatgtcacttcatcgagatcctggcactgtatatagacctcatgtttttgggtccgtactgtgacattctctccaagtgagctcttaacctgagctcgaaagccatcagttttccccaagttggtttttttcagctcaaacatgaggtcacccttttgggtccttcgaatcttgctgacatttccacctacatttttaaggtcggggtcagctttgacctttttcagtatctccgcgtaagacaaacttccattgctggagattacaatcgcttctgggcgaattcgcacttttgcctttttcttcgcctttttcctaactaccttggtccaatcacctttttcattccccttggattttgtcgagttgattgccggagctcgcaattgggggacctgctttctcttttcagtgcctttagttccgtttttcggaactatttgtatggcttttttcctcttaggcgcctgatcacttcccagaggatctacatctccttcccgcactgtcttgtttggtggcaggccgattgcaacacgattaggtgtcacttgggtcgcttgtgacaccgttggagcaacagatttcgacttgcccttggaattttgttcctcctgctgcgatttgttgtagagcactctaattgctctcaccatattttttatggcttggtggacgttgtgcttgtccttgatgaactctgatagctccactatttttgcaccaagctgtgcgaagggtaattcctctgcttcagggttctgctctccatgatgattcctaaccagattactacttttaaatactccttcacatttggcattcattgaccttccctccgttttatcttttttgatgtttggcattggcgcagacctcaaagttgacgaacttcttctgaatgggtccttttcctggtcctggagtacctcctgttgctgctcctcttgaatatgtgcggtcgatgttgttgctgtttttgttgtccaacgatctgctttcaattcacccttcttcggttttgttactggtgtccttggtagaatggtactttgcctgaacacttccttttcgaaatctaaaacacttgtagcattagatgccacggtggccaagttgtccaccaccgaggcactgcggtcgatggATATCGACGggcgggagcctgcttgctaactcccaaaagccgccggtactggggttccgagcccctgcaccgtaactttactccttttcAATTCGTccatcttggttttattttctgggtgtccttcccatagccattttggtccgcgcaccagggatgagcaaacactagcccatgcacagtcagaaaagaaaagtgcatggacacgtatttacatatcaataggtatgccccaatccgccagctggggtcgcccctgatgggagatctggccactcaaaagcctgatctggatgcagtcgcgaggctctcACATCATCATCCAATGCATCAAGACATCGTTGTTTCCCTCAACTTTTGGTGGTATTTCATCGACTCCTCAgtgcaattttggcaagtgagttttcgtcagcacgaattacatgtcgATACCATAGAAGACTTACCTTTCGCAATTGCTCCACGGTCCATGCAATCCATATTGATCTTGGATATCCCCATTTCAAATGTGATCATTACGTTTTACGCTACTGATCCTACGCAAACATttccgtctccattaccgcgatgcgtagtttattattttttatagtcggtcaacacttggGACCTTAGAGGGAGATAGAGCGGACAACACtggggtaaattttggatttgaaacgttcattgatactttaatcataaagaacaccagttaggcTTAGGACCATAGGCTGGTAGCAttcatccgagatatttaattcactcagttctgttttattcaggttAAGACATCAGGAAAACAACATCTGCATAGGACAGTGACCGCTGGACTttggatatcccgtatgacagtgcagataacaagaacaaagaaaagaGGTGAATGAGCGTCCAACACTGTTTATCATAGGCGTGGCGAAGTTCATCCTGGAAACGAAGACACTAACCTGCATTAAAACATTTTCGATGTTATTTTTTGATTTAAAAcccttttattgaattttcgaCAACAACGGCATTAAAGTGCTTAAGCGCATTTCTTAACAGCTTGGCCGAACTTGCTAAGGGTGGCGACGGTAGTTGCAACGACATTTGTGGCACAGTATTCGACATCGGCAACAATAGCAGGAGCCCTGGCAATGGCAATTCCAATAGCAGCAACGGCATCACCAACGATGGAGAGGACATTGCCTACAATAGGTCCGGCCTTGGTACCAGCGCAGATAGCAGCTCCTGCTTCACCTTGTGCAGCGCATTCACCAGCAATAAGAGCCAAATTGGCGATGGCACCAGCCAATGCACCGATATCTGATTCAACACCAAGAAGAATGGAACCAATATCTCCAGCTAATCCTTCCACGCAGATTGGTAAGTTGTTGAAAGCGATGGGTTTGAATTCTGCCAAATCATCGCGGTTCTTGATGGCGCAATCAGCAATAACTTCACCCTTGGCAATCAATTTGGAAATTTCGTTTTCCAAATCAGTGAACATGGGTCCAAGCTTGGCCTCAGCAGCGGAGATGACATTGGCAGCATCAGTTTCGATCTTGTTTTTCAAATCGCTGACTTGGCCCTGAAGGCTGCTCAATTGAGACTTGGCACTCTTGACTTGGTCCTGAAGTACGTCGGTAACGATTGCGGCGGACTATATGAGCAAACCAGGACGAGTATtagtttaaatatattttacagAGGAAAGATCGCTTTGCTTACAGAGAGGGCTACAAAACCCAAAAGGACAATGGCGAGTTTCATCTTGGATTGGTTTATTGCTGTCGATACTAAGACCGAAAACTGATACCTAAGCTAAGGAATAACTCGCTTTTATAGTCGAATTCGGGACCTAGGGGGTCGAAAAGAGGCTAATTAAATGATAAGGCTTAATTAGTAGCGTTACTCTGTTAGTACCACCATTTTGTTACGCTCAGATATTATCTCCAGTCACTGCATATTTTAATAGATCTAATcggattcatttttttttctcatggACACTGCTATTTTCGGATCAATCAATTGCAAGAACTGATAACGGCAtgcatatatgaatatatttacGGCCACACCTGTAAATCCCGATTAAAAGTTTTTTAAATACGCACAATCAGAAATTTTGTTGGTGCTGAATTACACGTAGGTGGTTGTCTTGCTTATAATTGGTTCTTCATTACAAAAATATTGGATAGCCAAATACCCGGGATGGACCAGCTAACTTGTCGCTTTGTCTAAAGTTCTAGTCTCTTCATAGGGCAACAAGCActcctcctcaacttcagttctTCATAGAAATCCTTCATACTTATCGATTGAGTGACGTCATACGCCAGCTGTATATTATGGGGTCTCTAGGACACATAAATCCGTGAAAATGAAGCCTCCTTTGAATATTGAGTAAAGAAATATTGGTAATCCGGCTAACTATTTGCTGTTTTCAACGATGGGTATAAGCCTGTTATAAACGACACTCTCCAtcttcttccccattgtatccaccTGGCAGATCGGGTCATATAATGCTGGGTCTCCAGGTGGCTTGTTAGATTTGGAAGcataatattccttcttttaggtcgAACCTACTCTTTgctgccagcttcaaagctaTGTTAGGAATCCCATCCAAACTAGGGTCCTTGTTGTCTCCGATCGTAGCTCATTTAGTTCATCCGCactttagttagttagtttagttaactgcggggagccgcagctccgagcactcaggccattgttaggcccattgtactatccccgtaagttgcctattcaatggcttcccgcctacggtgttcgcaggctttagcgaatcttagaacattctccagaggcagagagtgtgcagattcttcattgaagaaaatcttgccaaggtgtcttcgtctcagATCTAAGGATGCCGGgcaactgcataaaaagtgcagggccgtctgctcctcctccttacactggctgcacacagccgaaaccactaccccaatcttttccatatggtagtttaaggggcagtgttccgtcaaaagccctactagggttttcatgtcccacttcttaagggacaacaaaaatgccgctctagtggccctaggctccttcacaaggattttcgcttgccggcaagagtccaaatttctccactcggctgcgtgaatctttgcaatttcacccttcagagtagacttgacagtagatggtcggattccaagagctggttctggcaccaccattgtggatccagacccgcggcgagccagtctgtaaacctcctcattaccggcgatgttagagtgccccgacacccacatcaggaatatttcgttcagtcggccaagttccatcagtacctgatgacaactccacaccaactggcttgatatgttgttgccatttagtgctgataatgccgcccgactgtcggaacagattcgaatggtgcgacccctccatttttgtcgcagacattcttctactgccaatgaaatggcatagatttccgtctggaatatggtcgtaattttttcgaggagtcgggccagttctataatcggattctccgagaatacCCCTGcccccgatccatcctccatgactgactccGCAGTTACTAGAGCTATTACTCTCTCGCTCAGCTAGACAATCGTTTCCCTTCCTTTATTTTCGTGGTGGGGAAACAGAGTAGTATCAATCATTGGGGTGATATCcgtagccttttcattaccaggtctcaccccaagggtttatatcgCCCCGGTCACACAGTTGTCGAAGCCGTTCTTTTTACTCCTTTTTTTAAGCCTGTACGTCCCCTCTCGACCGTTGTTACCGGGCTTTTCCTTGAGCCTCTGGTTGAGTCTCTgtgcccggaaacatgcggctcgcaaacttgtgaTTTCATATTCagagagcaatcgccttctgcgAATAGTAGCATTGCGTGCTTTCGTCCCTCAACGGGTGATTTGGGTAACTTTTTTTTGGTCGTATCATCCAAGGGTAGTCGGGTTTGAACATCGCGGAAAACGTGCCTCCTTTTAAATTTCTCTCCCTCCAGCTAAGAAAATTACCCGGCATCCTGCGAAAGCTCTTATTCGAGCCTGTTTCGCCGTTAATTTCAATACAGATTGCCTAGTGGTCAATGTGAGTATAGTCTAGCTCTGCAAATGATTCGTGCACGTCATCTCGCATTCTTTGACCGGCAGCCCCATTAAAGAGCCCACGCATAAAAATCACTTGCTATGATGGTGCGCTtacgtcctcttgcatctaaAACCAGAGTGCTCAACATCTGCTCATACTTCACAAGTGCAACCCTGGGtgaagttctctagtgtgcctagcatatctgttcatcttacagaattgaaggcatttctgacatcaagtgttatgaggagcatTATCCGTCGAGatgggcggctgtgtgccccagctcgattaaacgcatctacgacctccagaACAggatccactgtagatttccctgttctaaacccgaactgccttgcggataagtcacCAGCAGTacggattgcttcagcgagtctacccctgatgagcttctcgagtacttttccggccgtgtcaagcatacacagcggtcggtatggagACGGGAGCTCCGCGTCTCCTTTTCCCTTACTgattaacgcgagtctggccactttccagcgacaaggaaaaataccctccttcaagcatgcgttgaacacttcaaacagtaattctggccgttggtggaacaccagtttgtaaacttctgccggcatgccatcaggacctggcgctttcctatttttcatagtgagaacctcttctttgagctctctcattgtgaaaaggggacaaTCCTCGACGTCTTCCgcactatttacatcaacccgtgcaGGGTgtttggggaacaatgcccgcacaatgcgctccatctggtcggtgctcagtatgcagggcttccgcagagccccaattttccgagtgacaagcttataaccaagtccccacgggtctggGTGAAGTATAGCAACGGCCGACGTGAATTTCCTTCACCATCGCCCTGACCAAGCCTTCCTTTGGGGCGGTTTGCATCAATCTTATCTGCGATTTATGTTGGGGGCTCTTTTGTATTCCGGGCATCGGCTGCTATCTGCAATGTGTCGATGGTCCACGCCCTCCTTTGGTTCAGCTCCACGCTCCTTGTTGACATAGCCTTCCATTCCGCGTTTCCTGCAATGCTTCAACTTGTCATTTGGACAGGTGCATCGTTTCAGTGCCACCTCCTCCTTAAGCCGACTCATAACCGAGCCTATTCTTACTTCCCCTGCTGCCAACAGTTCTAGTGCTGTttctactggtaggctgattatggcggtttgtgttcccagTAGACTTCTTTTAgcattttcaccgctgactcttgtagatCCAATGGCTTCTCCaaagcttcgcgaacctcctccttcatgGTGATCTCAATTATGGTGATATTCGGCCTGCTGCTGTCTTAACGACTTTAAAAATTAACTCAATAATTTGGCGGCGGTTACACCTTGGATTTCTCGAACTCCAACATAAGGTCTCCTCTCTAGGACCGTCTGCGGCTGACATTGTTCCCCAATTAAGTGAGTTCGGAGTCTGACTTCACTCTCCTGAGCATGTAATCCATCACATAGGAGATGAtgatcacctctgccctgatcTTTCTCAGATCCTCTCTTTTTCGAGGTGCTACGTTTCTTCGGACTTCCACATCCGACTTGAGTAATCTGCTCCCTTTTTCCGGAATCGCGGTTGCAAAACTTTCGCCGTTAGCTTCAGCCGTCGTCTTCAACGGCTCCACTTTTTTGGGAGTTAagcccttttttcttttcgaggTTTGATGCGTTCAACTTTTGTGCAGCTTTCTCTCCGGTTTCTCCCTTTTCGTGTTTTGAGCAGGTGCTCCTTGCGTCGTTTGGCTCACTTTTCCTTCATCCTTATATTTTTGTGAATATCCTTgttcttctttaaaaatttattccgtaatttttttttccagtgtGACAAAAAGAAACTCCCGATTGGTCGCTACCTCCAACATCGCCTGGATAGCATGACGTCAAGGTTTGTTTTTCGTCGCAAATACTCCTGCTACTCACTTCCCACTGGGGATAGCGGCCCGTGACCGTCTGCGAAGACTTGAGCCAGTTCTAGACCCTCCCTTACGCTTGTAACACTATATGCCACAGTAGTCAAGGTTCTccctactgaggcactgcggacATTGGATATTGACCCTTgaccactcccaaaaaccgccaatgctgggtttccgaagcatcGTAACTTTATtttccttctgctcctccatgtttaattttatttctggatatcctttccatagtcaatttttatccacgggaaaacatttttttcaaacctaGCCGatctgcgcataagcatgctcaTAAACGCACATGTGCATGTGCCTGCCCATAATACATCCGTCGAGCAATCCCTTATCCGCACAAAGGGACGCACCTGATAGGAAATTTGGCAGCTTCACACAGGTAGTGACAAAACCTGACCCTAAGCGATTATCCAACCTTAAGTGAGGCGGCAACCATAGGGACCTTGATGGAGAACCTGCGTGTAGACTCGATTGGGATGGCCAATCGAAACTCCTGTAAGCACTCGTGACCCCGAACTCCAGCCTGCGGCACCTACTGAAATTAACGTCGTAACCATGAGAAATTATCTCCCGTCGGGTATGGAAGCAACCTTCCGGCAAACCACCTTCGAGCAAATTGCAACTTATGCTAAGTTTGAATGAAAGGACTATCTGGGGCCTTTTGGTATTAAGGGCAAACCAAACGGTACCAATCCATCTCGCGACAAATCCTAAAGAAGGTCTCTGAGTTGTGTTTCTTCAGTATTCCAGATGAAAAGCATAATGGAGCTGAAGTTCTGGAACAACTCGGTGTCCCGTACAACTTCAACCCTTGAATTTGGATGCTAGTAGGTAACAAAGTAAGTGAACCGATAGGGCAGGAACTTTCCATTCTCCTAAACCAGATATTAAAAAGGTTCGAGAGCAAGCGGACTGTCGGCTCTAATACGGACTTGGAACCATTATGTCTGCAATATTTCCTTAATAAATTTGAAGCATTGTAAAGAGGCCACTGCACTAGTCATTCATAGGATCAACAGCTG
The window above is part of the Hermetia illucens chromosome 3, iHerIll2.2.curated.20191125, whole genome shotgun sequence genome. Proteins encoded here:
- the LOC119653138 gene encoding uncharacterized protein LOC119653138, yielding MKLAIVLLGFVALSSAAIVTDVLQDQVKSAKSQLSSLQGQVSDLKNKIETDAANVISAAEAKLGPMFTDLENEISKLIAKGEVIADCAIKNRDDLAEFKPIAFNNLPICVEGLAGDIGSILLGVESDIGALAGAIANLALIAGECAAQGEAGAAICAGTKAGPIVGNVLSIVGDAVAAIGIAIARAPAIVADVEYCATNVVATTVATLSKFGQAVKKCA